Proteins encoded together in one Cicer arietinum cultivar CDC Frontier isolate Library 1 chromosome 4, Cicar.CDCFrontier_v2.0, whole genome shotgun sequence window:
- the LOC140920100 gene encoding uncharacterized protein — protein sequence MCPPVAKVKTKGAPKKGKSKVSKRDKSTKRDPSWWEYVDASVRCSDTNACSTISTSKVEKLAPRPSIQKLAPRPSIQKLAPRPSIQELTPRPSVSKVQQPRVILFKDWLSIEIHKFIDDIIDVGDDGNCGYRAVAALLGMGENCSVFICQQCVVELQEFMFHYGILFGGENYVRQLIHNMYVE from the coding sequence ATGTGTCCACCGGTTGCCAAGGTTAAAACAAAAGGTGCaccaaaaaaaggaaaaagtaaggtatcaaaaagagataaatcaacCAAGCGTGATCCATCTTGGTGGGAATATGTGGATGCAAGTGTTCGATGTAGTGACACAAATGCATGTAGCACTATATCAACCAGTAAAGTAGAAAAGCTCGCACCTCGACCATCAATCCAAAAGCTCGCACCTCGACCATCAATCCAAAAGCTCGCACCTCGACCATCAATCCAAGAGCTCACACCTCGACCGTCAGTTAGCAAAGTTCAACAACCAAGAGTTATCCTCTTCAAAGATTGGTTGTcaattgaaattcataaattcataGATGACATTATTGATGTCGGCGATGATGGTAATTGTGGATATCGTGCAGTTGCAGCTTTACTTGGAATGGGTGAGAACTGTTCGGTATTCATTTGTCAACAGTGTGTGGTAGAGCTTCAAGAGTTCATGTTTCATTACGGGATACTATTTGGTGGAGAAAATTATGTTCGACAACTTATACACAATATGTATGTTGAGTAA